Genomic window (Terriglobia bacterium):
ATTGGCAACGCGGTACGACGTTGCCCAGCGCGTATGCGTGCCGGGCATCGTGCCGGCCAGCTTCGCGCCCACCGAGTGCCGCCATTCGCGGTGCACGGAAGAGCGCACGCGCGGCAGCTCCACGTCGCTGTCCGTGAGATCGAGCACTCCGCCCCACGAATAGTTCAGCGTGGCGGTCAGATCCGGCAACAGCTTCTGCTGGACCACCACCCGTACGCCGTCGGAGTTTAGCTGCCCCGCATTGTAGGTGAACGTGCCCGAATAGAGGTCGGGCAGCACTTCCGCCATGGGACGGTCAAGATCGCCCGCACCAGTCAGGGCGGTGTTACGGATGTGGTCCGAGTACGCTGCCAGTTGCAGGCGGGTGTTGCGCATGCGATGCGATACCGAAACTTCCTGGTGACGTGCCTTCTGCAGCACTGCGCCGCGCTCCACCATCGAAACCCGGGGTCCGGACTCCAGCACGTCGGCGAGGGAAGATTCGAATCCCTTCGCTGCTGCCATGTTCGGCTCGGCGCTGGCGTAGCGATATTCGAACACCGTATCGGGCGACAGGTGCACGTCCACCATCGCGAACGGCTTCAGCGCGCTCGCCCGGCTGAGGAACTGCACGGTTTGATACTCGCCGCCGACGCGCAGATCAATGAAGTCGGCGAGAGTGATGGCATCCGACAGCCGCAGCGACATGGCCTGCAGCGACGGAGTACGCAAGTTTAGGTCAGGATTGGAAAAACGGCGGAAGGTTAGCGCCAGTTCCGGCTTGGAGCCATCGTCCATCTTGTGCGAGTAGGCGGCGCGGACGACTCCGTTCTGCGGACCAGCGCCATAACCCAGGTTGCCCTTCACCGATAGCATCCCGGCGTCGAACAGCGACTTCTCAAAGGTGAAGTTCGTGCTCATCTCGCCTGCGCTGCCGAAGCCTTCGGCATCACTGCCAGCCACAAACTCCAGCGTTGCCTTCAGCGTCCGCTCCCCGCTGCCGCTCCTGGTCACCACCAGCGGCCCGTTGCCCACGACGCGCAGGATGGGACGGTTCGCCGCCGAGCGCAGCGTCCATTTCCAGCCGTCGTCATCGGAATGGGCCTGCCGCTGCGGCAGCAGTTGCACGGCCTCGAACAGCGTGCTAAGCGTGATGTTCACCAGGACACTGGCACCCGCCCTGAGCGCCACGTTTTCACGCAAGGATGGCAAAAAGGACGGCGCGCTGACTTTGACTTGGTAGATCCCTGGTACCAACTCGGCGGCTTTGTAGAAACCGCGCGCATCCGTGAAGACCTTCACCGCCTGGGTGGCGTTGGAAAAAACCTCCACCAGGGCGCCCATCTGCGGCACGCCGGCGGAATTTCGGACGATGCCGGTGATTACGCCGGGCTTCCCGACCGCTGCTGCAGGAAGCGTCAGTGCCAGCAGGACCATCACGCATCCAAGCTTTCGGCCCATGAGCACCTCCATTGTGAATTTGCGGCCCGCGCTCGCCAGCCGCGGCTACTCGACGGCGAACTTCGCCGATGACTTCAAATCCTGCTTCGAAATCTGGTCGTTGACCTTAATGGTGATCTGGTACGTGCCCGGGGGGACATCACGCAGTGCAAACGACTTCTGCAGCGTCACCTGCTCGCCCGTGTTGCCCATCTCCGCCGTGGATTCGGTCAGCTGCACCACCGGTTTGTTGGTCGTCACGTTGACCACTTCGTAGGAGATGTTCGCCGAGGGCCTGTGCGTATGCTGATCGATCCCCAGGTTATACACCTGCATCCAGAAATTCACCTTCTGGTCGCGCTTGAACATCGCCGGTT
Coding sequences:
- a CDS encoding carboxypeptidase-like regulatory domain-containing protein, which translates into the protein MGRKLGCVMVLLALTLPAAAVGKPGVITGIVRNSAGVPQMGALVEVFSNATQAVKVFTDARGFYKAAELVPGIYQVKVSAPSFLPSLRENVALRAGASVLVNITLSTLFEAVQLLPQRQAHSDDDGWKWTLRSAANRPILRVVGNGPLVVTRSGSGERTLKATLEFVAGSDAEGFGSAGEMSTNFTFEKSLFDAGMLSVKGNLGYGAGPQNGVVRAAYSHKMDDGSKPELALTFRRFSNPDLNLRTPSLQAMSLRLSDAITLADFIDLRVGGEYQTVQFLSRASALKPFAMVDVHLSPDTVFEYRYASAEPNMAAAKGFESSLADVLESGPRVSMVERGAVLQKARHQEVSVSHRMRNTRLQLAAYSDHIRNTALTGAGDLDRPMAEVLPDLYSGTFTYNAGQLNSDGVRVVVQQKLLPDLTATLNYSWGGVLDLTDSDVELPRVRSSVHREWRHSVGAKLAGTMPGTHTRWATSYRVANQKSLTPVDMFDCSPGQMDPYWNVFIRQPIPGTGFLPGRMEALVDLRNLLAQGYVPVIGRDGRTLYLVQSARAVRGGLAFVF